From the genome of Candidatus Cloacimonadota bacterium:
CTTTTTTTATCTATGATGAGGAAAAAGATGAAATAAGTTCGGTTGACAACGCCGATATTGATGAGGTGGCACATGGAGCTGGCCCCAAAACCGCTCAAAAATTATTCGAATCAAAACCGGATATTTTGATTACTGGAAATGGTCCAGGCGGAAACGCAGGGAGTATTCTGGAAAAGGCGAACTTATCTGTCTATACTGGCGCCGGAAAGATGACAATCAAAGAAGCTTACGATGCTTACAAAAATGGTGAATTAAAAAAACTTTAAGTATAAAATTTATCAATAATTGGGTGGTTAATAATCGTTAGCTGCCCTATGAGTTTGAAAAAGGAGAC
Proteins encoded in this window:
- a CDS encoding NifB/NifX family molybdenum-iron cluster-binding protein — encoded protein: MKIAFTAKGTTWDSEMDPRFGRTESFFIYDEEKDEISSVDNADIDEVAHGAGPKTAQKLFESKPDILITGNGPGGNAGSILEKANLSVYTGAGKMTIKEAYDAYKNGELKKL